In Oryza sativa Japonica Group chromosome 3, ASM3414082v1, one DNA window encodes the following:
- the LOC9271214 gene encoding uncharacterized protein isoform X2: MSRCFPYPPPGYVRNPVVAVAAAEAQATTKKEREKAEKKKEKRSDRKALPHGEISKHSKRTHHKKRKHEDINNADQKSRKVSSMEPGEQLEKSGLSEEHGAPCFTQTEHGSPESSQDSSKRRKVVLPSPSQAKNGNILRIKIRRDQDSSASLSEKSNVVQTPVHQMGSVSSLPSKKNSMQPHNTEMMVRTASTQQQSIKGDFQAVPKQGMPTPAKVMPRVDVPPSMRASKERIGLRPAEMLANVGPSPSKAKQIVNPAAAKVTQRVDPPPAKASQRIDPLLPSKVHIDATRSFTKVSQTEIKPEVQPPILKVPVAMPTINRQQIDTSQPKEEPCSSGRNAEAASVSVEKQSKSDRKKSRKAEKKEKKFKDLFVTWDPPSMEMDDMDLGDQDWLLDSTRKPDAGIGNCREIVDPLTSQSAEQFSLQPRAIHLPDLHVYQLPYVVPF; encoded by the exons ATGTCGAGGTGCTTCCCCTACCCGCCGCCGGGGTACGTGCGAAACCCAGTGGTGGCCGTGGCCGCGGCCGAAGCGCAGGCGACCACTAAG aaagaaagggaaaaggctgaaaagaagaaagagaaaaggagtGACAGGAAAGCTCTTCCACATGGTGAGATATCCAAGCATTCAAAGCGAACCCACCACAAGAAGAGAAAACATGAAGACATCAATAATGCTGATCAGAAGTCCCGGAAGGTTTCCTCCATGGAACCTGGTGAGCAATTGGAGAAGAGTGGACTCTCAGAAGAGCATGGAGCTCCTTGCTTTACTCAGACAGAGCATGGCTCTCCAGAGAGTTCACAGGACAGCAGCAAGAGAAGAAAGGTTGTGTTACCCAGTCCTAGCCAAGCTAAGAATG GTAACATCCTTCGAATAAAGATAAGAAGAGATCAAGATTCTTCAGCTTCCCTTTCGGAGAAATCTAATGTTGTACAAACACCAGTTCATCAAATGGGATCAGTTTCATCTCTGCCAAGTAAGAAAAACTCAATGCAACCACACAACACCGAAATGATGGTGAGAACAGCATCAACCCAGCAGCAAAGCATCAAAGGTGATTTTCAAGCAGTACCGAAACAAGGTATGCCAACCCCAGCAAAAGTCATGCCAAGAGTCGATgttcctccatctatgagggcATCAAAGGAAAGGATTGGCCTTCGTCCTGCAGAGATGTTGGCCAATGTTGGTCCTTCACCCTCCAAGGCAAAACAGATTGTCAATCCTGCAGCTGCTAAGGTTACACAAAGAGTTGATCCTCCACCTGCCAAGGCATCTCAGAGAATTGATCCTCTGTTGCCATCCAAGGTTCATATAGATGCTACTCGATCTTTTACGAAGGTCTCCCAGACAGAGATCAAGCCGGAAGTACAGCCCCCAATTCTGAAGGTGCCTGTGGCTATGCCTACCATCAATCGTCAGCAGATTGACACCTCGCAGCCCAAAGAAGAGCCTTGCTCCTCTGGCAGGAATGCTGAAGCTGCTTCAGTATCAGTAGAGAAGCAGTCCAAGTCAGATCGCAAAAAGAGCCGCAAGGctgagaagaaagagaagaagttCAAAGATTTATTTGTTACCTGGGATCCTCCGTCTATGGAAATGGATGATATGGATCTCGGGGACCAGGATTGGCTGCTTGATAGTACGAGGAAACCTGATGCTGGCATTGGCAACTGCAGAGAAATTGTTGATCCACTTACTTCTCAATCAGCAGAGCAGTTCTCATTGCAGCCTAGGGCGATTCATTTACCAGACCTTCATGTCTATCAGTTGCCATATGTGGTTCCATTCTAG
- the LOC9271214 gene encoding uncharacterized protein isoform X1, with protein sequence MSRCFPYPPPGYVRNPVVAVAAAEAQATTKLQKEREKAEKKKEKRSDRKALPHGEISKHSKRTHHKKRKHEDINNADQKSRKVSSMEPGEQLEKSGLSEEHGAPCFTQTEHGSPESSQDSSKRRKVVLPSPSQAKNGNILRIKIRRDQDSSASLSEKSNVVQTPVHQMGSVSSLPSKKNSMQPHNTEMMVRTASTQQQSIKGDFQAVPKQGMPTPAKVMPRVDVPPSMRASKERIGLRPAEMLANVGPSPSKAKQIVNPAAAKVTQRVDPPPAKASQRIDPLLPSKVHIDATRSFTKVSQTEIKPEVQPPILKVPVAMPTINRQQIDTSQPKEEPCSSGRNAEAASVSVEKQSKSDRKKSRKAEKKEKKFKDLFVTWDPPSMEMDDMDLGDQDWLLDSTRKPDAGIGNCREIVDPLTSQSAEQFSLQPRAIHLPDLHVYQLPYVVPF encoded by the exons ATGTCGAGGTGCTTCCCCTACCCGCCGCCGGGGTACGTGCGAAACCCAGTGGTGGCCGTGGCCGCGGCCGAAGCGCAGGCGACCACTAAG CTCcagaaagaaagggaaaaggctgaaaagaagaaagagaaaaggagtGACAGGAAAGCTCTTCCACATGGTGAGATATCCAAGCATTCAAAGCGAACCCACCACAAGAAGAGAAAACATGAAGACATCAATAATGCTGATCAGAAGTCCCGGAAGGTTTCCTCCATGGAACCTGGTGAGCAATTGGAGAAGAGTGGACTCTCAGAAGAGCATGGAGCTCCTTGCTTTACTCAGACAGAGCATGGCTCTCCAGAGAGTTCACAGGACAGCAGCAAGAGAAGAAAGGTTGTGTTACCCAGTCCTAGCCAAGCTAAGAATG GTAACATCCTTCGAATAAAGATAAGAAGAGATCAAGATTCTTCAGCTTCCCTTTCGGAGAAATCTAATGTTGTACAAACACCAGTTCATCAAATGGGATCAGTTTCATCTCTGCCAAGTAAGAAAAACTCAATGCAACCACACAACACCGAAATGATGGTGAGAACAGCATCAACCCAGCAGCAAAGCATCAAAGGTGATTTTCAAGCAGTACCGAAACAAGGTATGCCAACCCCAGCAAAAGTCATGCCAAGAGTCGATgttcctccatctatgagggcATCAAAGGAAAGGATTGGCCTTCGTCCTGCAGAGATGTTGGCCAATGTTGGTCCTTCACCCTCCAAGGCAAAACAGATTGTCAATCCTGCAGCTGCTAAGGTTACACAAAGAGTTGATCCTCCACCTGCCAAGGCATCTCAGAGAATTGATCCTCTGTTGCCATCCAAGGTTCATATAGATGCTACTCGATCTTTTACGAAGGTCTCCCAGACAGAGATCAAGCCGGAAGTACAGCCCCCAATTCTGAAGGTGCCTGTGGCTATGCCTACCATCAATCGTCAGCAGATTGACACCTCGCAGCCCAAAGAAGAGCCTTGCTCCTCTGGCAGGAATGCTGAAGCTGCTTCAGTATCAGTAGAGAAGCAGTCCAAGTCAGATCGCAAAAAGAGCCGCAAGGctgagaagaaagagaagaagttCAAAGATTTATTTGTTACCTGGGATCCTCCGTCTATGGAAATGGATGATATGGATCTCGGGGACCAGGATTGGCTGCTTGATAGTACGAGGAAACCTGATGCTGGCATTGGCAACTGCAGAGAAATTGTTGATCCACTTACTTCTCAATCAGCAGAGCAGTTCTCATTGCAGCCTAGGGCGATTCATTTACCAGACCTTCATGTCTATCAGTTGCCATATGTGGTTCCATTCTAG
- the LOC4332213 gene encoding protein kinase STUNTED, whose translation MAAEHGDSVGRCILVGLHMDGVGKELLQWALNEAARSGDRVVAVHIYRKSDNCKTNTLSLIRTLDDYLAEYEALCSKKDIVLVGRVTPGSSIQKVLVKEAKLCAAMVVVIGANKKYSFGGSTCLAKYCAKKLPATTTIVAIQNGKAIFVREAPKPPLGAEPKPVLRTVLHPSVGLEPKVIIPNPNRSARSMDFDAMGCGHDGAAPVSSYDDATKVGGGGERTAEQRLGWPLLRRPLPAADGAVQPPPKDDGPRKQSVVQWVMSLPRRSSPSTSPEPQAGLVAELKRMLDAVPSRCRWFRYEELYDSTNHFSSENLIGKGAHSRVYRGSLASAQPVAIKLSKASAVASNDFLREVDIITKLRHHRIVPLIGVCVEGPNLISVYSYLHRGSLEDNLHGKRSKPALSWEKRYTAAIGVAEALSYVHSGHSRPVIHRDVKSSNILLNDEFEPQLSDFGLAIWAPSNPGSLTHSDVVGTFGYLAPEYFMYGKVTDKVDVYAFGVVLLELLTGRKPISDGSPKGQESLVMWASPILDSGDISDLLDADLDVKHDDAEVKRMALAASLCLRRSARLRPKISQVLSVLRGESEVSLDDLKAEPADCVDDETYPAANVRTHLGLALLDVEDAESISSTEHSNLSPLEEYLRERCSRSSSFD comes from the exons ATGGCGGCGGAGCACGGGGACAGCGTCGGCCGGTGCATACTGGTGGGGCTGCACATGGACGGCGTCGGCAAGGAGTTGCTGCAGTGGGCGCTCAacgaggcggcgaggagcggcgaccgcgtcgtcgccgtgcaCATTTACCGCAAATCCG ATAACTGCAAGACGAACACGCTGAGCCTGATCAGGACGCTGGACGACTACCTGGCAGAGTACGAGGCACTCTGCAGCAAGAAAGAT ATCGTTCTTGTCGGCCGGGTGACGCCGGGGAGCTCGATCCAGAAGGTGCTAGTGAAGGAGGCCAAGCTCTGCGCCGCCATGGTGGTGGTGATTGGCGCCAACAAGAAGTACTCATTCGG AGGCTCGACTTGCCTGGCCAAGTACTGCGCCAAGAAGCTGCCGGCGACGACCACCATCGTCGCCATCCAGAACGGCAAGGCCATCTTCGTGAGGGAGGCGCCCAAGCCGCCACTTG GAGCAGAGCCGAAGCCGGTGCTCCGCACGGTGCTGCACCCGAGCGTCGGGTTGGAGCCCAAGGTGATCATCCCGAACCCGAACCGGAGCGCGCGGTCCATGGACTTCGACGCCATGGGCTgcggccacgacggcgccgcgCCGGTGAGCTCCTACGACGACGCCAccaaggtcggcggcggcggcgagaggacgGCCGAGCAGAGGCTCGGGtggccgctgctccgccgcccgctacccgcggcggacggcgccgtgcagccgccgcccaAGGACGACGGGCCGCGCAAGCAGTCGGTGGTGCAGTGGGTGATGAGCCTGCCGCGGCGGTCGTCCCCGTCGACTTCGCCGGAGCCACAGGCCGGGCTCGTCGCCGAGCTGAAGCGGATGCTCGACGCCGTCCCGTCGCGGTGCCGGTGGTTCCGCTACGAGGAGCTCTACGACTCCACCAACCACTTCTCCTCAG AGAATCTGATCGGGAAGGGCGCGCACAGCAGGGTGTACAGGGGCAGCCTCGCGAGCGCGCAGCCGGTGGCGATCAAGTTGTCCAAGGCGTCGGCCGTGGCGTCGAATGATTTCCTCAGGGAGGTGGACATCATCACCAAGCTGCGGCACCACCGGATCGTCCCGCTCATCGGTGTCTGCGTCGAGGGCCCCAACCTCATCTCCGTCTACTCCTACCTCCACAGAGGCAGCCTCGAGGACAACCTGCACG GTAAGAGGTCGAAGCCAGCGCTATCGTGGGAGAAGAGGTACACGGCAGCGATCGGTGTCGCCGAGGCCCTGAGCTACGTCCACTCCGGCCACTCGCGGCCAGTGATCCACCGGGATGTCAAGTCGTCCAACATCCTCCTCAACGATGAGTTCGAGCCCCAG CTGTCTGATTTTGGTCTGGCGATCTGGGCGCCGTCGAACCCGGGCTCACTGACGCACAGCGATGTCGTGGGGACGTTTGG GTACCTGGCGCCGGAGTACTTCATGTACGGGAAGGTGACCGACAAGGTGGACGTGTACGCGTTCGGCGTCGTCCTGCTCGAGCTTCTCACGGGGAGGAAGCCCATCAGCGACGGGTCGCCTAAGGGCCAAGAGAGCCTAGTCATGTGG GCGAGTCCGATACTTGACAGCGGCGACATCTCAGATCTGCTGGACGCCGACCTGGACGTGAAGCACGACGACGCCGAGGTGAAGCGGATGGCCTTGGCCGCGTCGCTTTGCCTCAGGAGGTCGGCTCGCCTCAGGCCGAAGATATCGCAG GTACTGAGCGTGCTCCGAGGAGAGAGCGAGGTGAGCCTCGACGACCTGAAAGCCGAGCCGGCGGACTGCGTGGACGACGAGACCTACCCGGCGGCGAACGTGAGGACGCACCTGGGCCTCGCGCTGCTGGACGTGGAGGACGCCGAGTCCATCTCAAGCACAGAGCACAGCAACCTCAGCCCCCTCGAGGAGTACCTGCGAGAGCGGTGTAGTCGATCGTCCAGCTTCGATTGA
- the LOC4332214 gene encoding putative pentatricopeptide repeat-containing protein At3g49142: protein MNPPRSLFPELPPAGHALLRLVDSCRAPAHLRSLRAAHARLLFLLRLPSHPASAAVRVKLIQAYAACAALPAARAVLDASPDRTTVFFNVLLRGLTAASLHRDALLLFASMRPQGHACFPDHYTYPLALKSCAATDGLVLGRQIHSSTARLGLDGNVFVAHSAISMYARCGRPDDAYQMFEEMQYRDVVSWNAMISGFAHAGLFGRAMDVFRELVALQCPKPDAGTMASILPSMGKARVEDIALLKGVFDEMRFKGLISWNAMLAVYTNNEMHVEAVELFMRMQKDGIEPDAVTLATVLPSCGEVSALSLGKRIHEVIKRRRMCSSMLLENALMDMYANCGCLKEARDVFDSMGTRDVVSWTSIISAYGRHGHGREAIDLFEKMCGQGLEPDSIAFVAILAACSHAGLLDMGKHYFYSMTSEFHIAPKLEHYACMVDLLGRAGCIREAYDFIMVMPIKPNERVWGALLGACRIHSNMDIGLLAADSLLRLAPKQTGYYVLLSNIYARAGRWADVSMVRSVMESKGIKKLPGVSNAELGDRVHTFHIGDTSHPQSKMIYKKLSELLRRIREMGYNPEVEATLHDVEEEDKEGHLSVHSEKLAIAFLLINTNPGTPIRITMNLRTCSDCHHAAKLISTIAGREIILKDVNRIHYMVQGVCSCGDYW, encoded by the coding sequence ATGAACCCGCCGCGGAGCCTCTTCCCGGAGCTGCCTCCGGCCGGCCacgccctcctccgcctcgtggACTCGTGCCGCGCGCCCGCCCACCTCCGCTCCCTGCGCGCCGCGCACGcgcgcctcctcttcctcctgcgcctcccctcccacccggcctccgccgccgtccgcgtcaAGCTCATCCAGGCCTAcgccgcgtgcgccgcgctcCCGGCCGCCCGCGCGGTGCTCGACGCCTCCCCCGACCGCACCACCGTCTTCTTCAACGTCCTCCTCCGGGGCCTCACCGCCGCTTCCCTCCACCGCGACGCGCTGCTCCTCTTCGCCTCCATGAGGCCGCAGGGCCACGCCTGCTTCCCCGACCACTACACCTACCCGCTCGCTCTCAAGTCCTGCGCAGCCACGGACGGGCTCGTTCTCGGGCGACAGATCCATTCCTCCACCGCGAGGCTTGGCCTGGACGGGAACGTCTTCGTGGCGCATTCGGCGATCAGCATGTATGCGCGGTGCGGCCGCCCGGACGACGCGTATCAGATGTTCGAAGAAATGCAGTACCGGGATGTTGTTTCTTGGAACGCCATGATTTCTGGGTTCGCACACGCGGGTTTGTTTGGCCGCGCTATGGATGTTTTCAGGGAATTGGTAGCGTTGCAGTGCCCAAAGCCCGATGCCGGAACCATGGCAAGCATCTTGCCCTCTATGGGGAAGGCAAGGGTAGAGGATATTGCATTATTGAAGGGAGTGTTTGATGAGATGAGGTTTAAAGGGCTTATTTCCTGGAATGCTATGCTTGCTGTATATACTAACAATGAAATGCATGTTGAGGCTGTTGAGCTGTTCATGAGGATGCAAAAGGATGGCATTGAACCAGATGCAGTGACTCTGGCGACTGTTCTTCCTTCTTGTGGAGAAGTATCGGCCCTTTCACTGGGAAAACGGATCCATGAAGTTATCAAGAGAAGAAGGATGTGCTCCAGTATGTTGCTTGAGAATGCCCTCATGGATATGTACGCAAATTGTGGATGTCTGAAGGAAGCTAGGGATGTTTTTGATTCCATGGGCACGCGGGATGTGGTATCATGGACTTCAATAATTTCAGCTTATGGCAGGCATGGCCATGGTAGAGAGGCCATTGACTTGTTTGAGAAGATGTGTGGACAGGGTCTGGAACCAGACTCTATTGCCTTTGTTGCTATTCTTGCAGCATGTAGCCATGCTGGTCTTTTGGATATGGGAAAACATTACTTTTATTCCATGACTAGTGAATTTCATATAGCCCCAAAGTTAGAGCATTATGCTTGCATGGTGGACCTTCTCGGGCGTGCTGGATGCATAAGAGAGGCATATGATTTCATCATGGTGATGCCTATTAAGCCAAATGAAAGAGTTTGGGGAGCCTTGTTAGGAGCTTGTCGGATTCACTCCAATATGGACATTGGGTTATTGGCAGCAGACAGTCTGTTAAGATTGGCACCTAAACAAACAGGATACTACGTGCTATTATCAAATATTTATGCTAGGGCTGGGAGATGGGCAGATGTTAGCATGGTGAGAAGTGTCATGGAAAGCAAGGGTATCAAGAAGTTGCCTGGTGTTAGCAATGCTGAGCTAGGGGATAGGGTTCACACATTTCATATTGGTGATACATCTCATCCACAATCGAAAATGATTTACAAGAAATTAAGTGAATTGTTACGAAGGATCAGGGAAATGGGTTATAACCCAGAGGTTGAGGCTACACTTCATGATGTTGAAGAGGAAGACAAGGAGGGTCATCTTTCAGTACACAGTGAAAAATTGGCTATTGCATTTCTTCTTATAAACACTAATCCAGGAACACCTATTAGGATAACAATGAATCTAAGAACATGTAGTGATTGCCATCATGCTGCTAAGTTGATTTCAACAATTGCCGGTCGAGAGATTATACTTAAAGACGTTAATAGGATCCACTATATGGTACAAGGAGTTTGCTCATGTGGGGACTATTGGTAA
- the LOC4332215 gene encoding protein EARLY-RESPONSIVE TO DEHYDRATION 7, chloroplastic, giving the protein MAAKQSLYPEVNQSHPDLNTAFLANPNRAATASPGGSLYPSVDPQQLAENLFPDAADDAAPPPPTTEEALVAVPGAQLHLVDPDRSMDLGAGTLSVVRLRQGDHSVAVLARLVPEKRSQRRGGLFGFLSGGGKAGDGAAQEPVQWPLTRDVAAVKLDTAHYFFSLHVPHTDHEDDDAEGAEAEKDADGEAALSYGLTVASKGQEAVLAQLDKVLEEYTTFSVKQVEPAAKEKSEVMDTKAVTEITPEEAVGDKKEVVEEQSAAFWTTIAPNVDDYSSSVARLIARGSGQLVRGIIWCGDITAEGLRCGEAVVKKSVGPSGKPSQVKPSTIRRMKRARRVTKMSNRVANSILSGVLKVSGFVTSTVLNSKPAQKFFKLMLGEVILASLDGFGKVWDAVEVSGKNVMRTSSVVTTSVVTHRYGDQAGQVTQDYLHASGNALGVAWAVFKIRKALDPKGNLKKSSLASAAAHAVAKESISRQRRK; this is encoded by the exons atggccgccaagCAGAGCCTCTACCCCGAGGTGAACCAGTCCCACCCCGACCTCAACACCGCCTTCCTCGCCAACCCCAACCGCGCCGCCACTGCCAGCCCTGGCGGCTCGCTCTACCCCTCCGTCGACCCGCAGCAGCTCGCCGAGAACCTcttccccgacgccgccgatgacgccgcgccgccgcctcccaccacCGAGGAGGCCCTCGTCGCGGTTCCGGGCGCGCAGCTCCACCTCGTCGACCCCGACCGCAGCATGGACCTCGGTGCCGGCACGCTCTCCGTCGTCCGCCTCCGCCAGGGGGACCactccgtcgccgtcctcgcgaGGCTCGTCCCGGAGAAGCGCAgccagcgccgcggcggcctcttcggcttcttgagcggcggcgggaaggccggcgacggcgccgcgcaGGAGCCCGTCCAGTGGCCGCTCACccgcgacgtcgccgccgtcaagctcgaCACCGCGCACTACTTCTTCTCGCTCCACGTCCCGCACACAGATCACGAGGATGACGACGCCGAGGGGGCCGAGGCGGAGAAGGACGCGGACGGGGAGGCGGCGCTGAGCTACGGGCTCACGGTCGCCAGCAAGGGGCAGGAGGCGGTCTTGGCCCAGCTGGACAAGGTACTGGAGGAGTACACCACCTTCTCCGTGAAGCAAGTGGagccggcggcgaaggagaagtcGGAGGTGATGGACACGAAGGCGGTGACGGAGATCACGCCGGAGGAGGCCGTTGGGGACAagaaggaggtggtggaggagcaaTCAGCGGCGTTCTGGACGACGATCGCGCCGAACGTGGACGACTACAGCTCGTCGGTGGCGAGGCTGAtcgcgcggggctcggggcagCTGGTGAGGGGCATCATCTGGTGCGGGGACATCACAGCGGAGGGCCTCCGGTgtggggaggcggtggtgaagAAGAGCGTGGGGCCGAGTGggaagccgtcacaggtgaagCCGAGCACTATCAGGAGGATGAAGAG GGCTAGAAGGGTTACGAAGATGTCCAACAGGGTAGCAAATTCAATCCTCTCTGGTGTTCTAAAGGTCTCTGGGTTTGTTACCAGCACTGTGCTGAACTCGAAACCTGCCCAGAAATTCTTTAAGTTGATGCTGGGCGAAGTTATTCTTGCTTCACTCGATGGATTTG GGAAAGTATGGGATGCTGTAGAGGTGTCTGGAAAGAACGTGATGCGAACGTCGTCGGTTGTGACAACTTCTGTTGTAACACATAG ATACGGAGATCAAGCTGGACAGGTCACACAGGATTACCTTCACGCCTCTGGAAACGCTCTTGGAGTCGCATGGGCTGTCTTCAAAATTCGGAAAGCTCTCGACCCAAAGGGCAATCTGAAGAAGTCGTCTCTGGCGAGCGCTGCTGCCCATGCTGTAGCTAAAGAATCGATATCTCGGCAAAGAAGGAAGTGA